The Lycium barbarum isolate Lr01 chromosome 10, ASM1917538v2, whole genome shotgun sequence genome includes a region encoding these proteins:
- the LOC132615930 gene encoding ubiquitin-like-specific protease 1D isoform X10, with product MTFVLLAESKPANAFQEELYALNPCDREKTLNNQFSKRKRHKRESLSQEARYKFPVDNGEQVLNVDLKGRDSSSRCSEESITICFSEKTKASQARSSYTRRHANGEAVVLVDEGEPDAIIETERVDQVVERKATKIYYPSRVDPESVEICCSDMESLAPEAYLSSTIMNFYIRYLQKTKLHADVDAYHFFNTYFYQKLKEAVLTKQNEKEASFVRLRRWWKGVNIFEKAYIFLPIHEDLHWSLVIICIPDKEDQLGPILLHLDSLGLHSSESLFATIRKFLVQEWKFLRQGEVPALPISDKIWENLPRRINENIIPVPQQRNEYDCGLFVLFFMERFIEQVHGRLKKKDFTMFGRRWFKPEEASCLRMKIRCILKIEFKNASED from the exons ATGACTTTTGTTCTATTG GCAGAGTCTAAGCCAGCCAATGCTTTCCAAGAAGAATTATATGCTCTGAATCCCTGTGACCGCGAAAAGACATTAAACAACCAGTTCTCAAAAAGAAAACGGCACAAGCGAGAGTCGTTGTCACAGGAAGCACGTTATAAATTTCCTGTAGACAATGGTGAACAAGTTTTAAATGTTGATCTAAAGGGAAGGGATTCTTCTAGTCGTTGTTCTGAAGAAAGTATCACCATCTGTTTCTCGGAGAA gACCAAAGCCTCTCAAGCCCGATCTTCATATACTAGAAGGCATGCAAAT GGGGAGGCTGTTGTTCTAGTGGATGAGGGGGAACCTGATGCAATTATAGAGACAGAGCGAGTGGACCAAGTGGTTGAACG AAAGGCAACCAAGATATACTATCCTTCACG GGTTGATCCTGAATCTGTTGAAATTTGTTGTTCGGACATGGAATCTCTTGCACCTGAAGCATATTTGTCATCGACTATAATGAATTTCTACATCCG GTACCTCCAGAAGACAAAACTTCATGCAGATGTAGACGCGTATCACTTTTTCAATACATATTTTTACCAGAAGCTCAAAGAGGCTGTACTGACCAAG CAGAATGAAAAGGAAGCTTCATTTGTCAGACTAAGAAGGTGGTGGAAAGGGGTGAATATATTTGAGAAAGCCTATATATTTCTTCCCATACATGAAGA TCTTCATTGGAGCTTGGTTATAATTTGCATACCAGATAAAGAAGACCAACTGGGACCAATTTTACTTCACTTGGATTCATTAGGGCTCCATTCCAGCGAGTCCCTTTTCGCTACCATAAGAAA ATTTTTGGTACAAGAATGGAAATTCTTAAGACAAGGGGAAGTGCCAGCTCTTCCTATTTCAGACAAAATCTGGGAAAATCTTCCACGAAGAATAAATGAAAACATCATTCCG GTCCCACAACAAAGAAATGAGTATGACTGCGGTCTCTTTGTTCTTTTCTTTATGGAGCGTTTCATTGAACAAGTTCACGGAAGGCTTAAAAAGAAGGATTTCACGATG TTTGGACGAAGGTGGTTCAAACCTGAAGAAGCCTCTTGTTTGAGGATGAAAATCCGCTGCATACTCAAGATAGAATTCAAGAATGCGAGTGAGGATTGA
- the LOC132615930 gene encoding ubiquitin-like-specific protease 1D isoform X2 — MKKGEELGSKGIAIDWDKLINNNDDPPAELVVTSAIKHQPFTMDGEEGISHLSNTDLIDKIARLKKSLSSNIGARLPDGGQKLKANIKLHEDELERRKRVGSQKEVDGCVRHDFCSIGAPDNFEPQASPSVSSSQATFAACFLNKLEAKAESKPANAFQEELYALNPCDREKTLNNQFSKRKRHKRESLSQEARYKFPVDNGEQVLNVDLKGRDSSSRCSEESITICFSEKTKASQARSSYTRRHANGEAVVLVDEGEPDAIIETERVDQVVERKATKIYYPSRVDPESVEICCSDMESLAPEAYLSSTIMNFYIRYLQKTKLHADVDAYHFFNTYFYQKLKEAVLTKQNEKEASFVRLRRWWKGVNIFEKAYIFLPIHEDLHWSLVIICIPDKEDQLGPILLHLDSLGLHSSESLFATIRKFLVQEWKFLRQGEVPALPISDKIWENLPRRINENIIPVPQQRNEYDCGLFVLFFMERFIEQVHGRLKKKDFTMFGRRWFKPEEASCLRMKIRCILKIEFKNASED, encoded by the exons ATGAAAAAAGGAGAGGAACTGGGGAGTAAAGGAATAGCAATTGACTGGGACAAGCTAATCAACAACAACGACGATCCTCCGGCTGAGCTAGTTGTTACCTCGGCGATAAAACATCAACCGTTCACCATGGACGGAGAAGAAGGAATTTCGCACTTATCAAATACAGATTTAATTGATAAAATTGCGAGGTTAAAAAAGTCATTGTCTAGCAACATTGGTGCTAGGTTACCTGATGGTGGTCAAAAGCTTAAAGCTAATATTAAATTGCACGAAGATGAATTAGAACGAAGGAAACGGGTCGGGTCTCAAAAG GAAGTTGATGGATGCGTGAGGCATGACTTTTGTTCTATTG GTGCACCTGATAACTTCGAGCCACAGGCTTCACCATCTGTGTCCTCTTCACAGGCCACCTTTGCTGCTTGTTTTTTGAACAAGTTGGAAGCAAAA GCAGAGTCTAAGCCAGCCAATGCTTTCCAAGAAGAATTATATGCTCTGAATCCCTGTGACCGCGAAAAGACATTAAACAACCAGTTCTCAAAAAGAAAACGGCACAAGCGAGAGTCGTTGTCACAGGAAGCACGTTATAAATTTCCTGTAGACAATGGTGAACAAGTTTTAAATGTTGATCTAAAGGGAAGGGATTCTTCTAGTCGTTGTTCTGAAGAAAGTATCACCATCTGTTTCTCGGAGAA gACCAAAGCCTCTCAAGCCCGATCTTCATATACTAGAAGGCATGCAAAT GGGGAGGCTGTTGTTCTAGTGGATGAGGGGGAACCTGATGCAATTATAGAGACAGAGCGAGTGGACCAAGTGGTTGAACG AAAGGCAACCAAGATATACTATCCTTCACG GGTTGATCCTGAATCTGTTGAAATTTGTTGTTCGGACATGGAATCTCTTGCACCTGAAGCATATTTGTCATCGACTATAATGAATTTCTACATCCG GTACCTCCAGAAGACAAAACTTCATGCAGATGTAGACGCGTATCACTTTTTCAATACATATTTTTACCAGAAGCTCAAAGAGGCTGTACTGACCAAG CAGAATGAAAAGGAAGCTTCATTTGTCAGACTAAGAAGGTGGTGGAAAGGGGTGAATATATTTGAGAAAGCCTATATATTTCTTCCCATACATGAAGA TCTTCATTGGAGCTTGGTTATAATTTGCATACCAGATAAAGAAGACCAACTGGGACCAATTTTACTTCACTTGGATTCATTAGGGCTCCATTCCAGCGAGTCCCTTTTCGCTACCATAAGAAA ATTTTTGGTACAAGAATGGAAATTCTTAAGACAAGGGGAAGTGCCAGCTCTTCCTATTTCAGACAAAATCTGGGAAAATCTTCCACGAAGAATAAATGAAAACATCATTCCG GTCCCACAACAAAGAAATGAGTATGACTGCGGTCTCTTTGTTCTTTTCTTTATGGAGCGTTTCATTGAACAAGTTCACGGAAGGCTTAAAAAGAAGGATTTCACGATG TTTGGACGAAGGTGGTTCAAACCTGAAGAAGCCTCTTGTTTGAGGATGAAAATCCGCTGCATACTCAAGATAGAATTCAAGAATGCGAGTGAGGATTGA
- the LOC132615930 gene encoding ubiquitin-like-specific protease 1D isoform X1: MKKGEELGSKGIAIDWDKLINNNDDPPAELVVTSAIKHQPFTMDGEEGISHLSNTDLIDKIARLKKSLSSNIGARLPDGGQKLKANIKLHEDELERRKRVGSQKEVDGCVRHDFCSIGAPDNFEPQASPSVSSSQATFAACFLNKLEAKQAESKPANAFQEELYALNPCDREKTLNNQFSKRKRHKRESLSQEARYKFPVDNGEQVLNVDLKGRDSSSRCSEESITICFSEKTKASQARSSYTRRHANGEAVVLVDEGEPDAIIETERVDQVVERKATKIYYPSRVDPESVEICCSDMESLAPEAYLSSTIMNFYIRYLQKTKLHADVDAYHFFNTYFYQKLKEAVLTKQNEKEASFVRLRRWWKGVNIFEKAYIFLPIHEDLHWSLVIICIPDKEDQLGPILLHLDSLGLHSSESLFATIRKFLVQEWKFLRQGEVPALPISDKIWENLPRRINENIIPVPQQRNEYDCGLFVLFFMERFIEQVHGRLKKKDFTMFGRRWFKPEEASCLRMKIRCILKIEFKNASED; the protein is encoded by the exons ATGAAAAAAGGAGAGGAACTGGGGAGTAAAGGAATAGCAATTGACTGGGACAAGCTAATCAACAACAACGACGATCCTCCGGCTGAGCTAGTTGTTACCTCGGCGATAAAACATCAACCGTTCACCATGGACGGAGAAGAAGGAATTTCGCACTTATCAAATACAGATTTAATTGATAAAATTGCGAGGTTAAAAAAGTCATTGTCTAGCAACATTGGTGCTAGGTTACCTGATGGTGGTCAAAAGCTTAAAGCTAATATTAAATTGCACGAAGATGAATTAGAACGAAGGAAACGGGTCGGGTCTCAAAAG GAAGTTGATGGATGCGTGAGGCATGACTTTTGTTCTATTG GTGCACCTGATAACTTCGAGCCACAGGCTTCACCATCTGTGTCCTCTTCACAGGCCACCTTTGCTGCTTGTTTTTTGAACAAGTTGGAAGCAAAA CAGGCAGAGTCTAAGCCAGCCAATGCTTTCCAAGAAGAATTATATGCTCTGAATCCCTGTGACCGCGAAAAGACATTAAACAACCAGTTCTCAAAAAGAAAACGGCACAAGCGAGAGTCGTTGTCACAGGAAGCACGTTATAAATTTCCTGTAGACAATGGTGAACAAGTTTTAAATGTTGATCTAAAGGGAAGGGATTCTTCTAGTCGTTGTTCTGAAGAAAGTATCACCATCTGTTTCTCGGAGAA gACCAAAGCCTCTCAAGCCCGATCTTCATATACTAGAAGGCATGCAAAT GGGGAGGCTGTTGTTCTAGTGGATGAGGGGGAACCTGATGCAATTATAGAGACAGAGCGAGTGGACCAAGTGGTTGAACG AAAGGCAACCAAGATATACTATCCTTCACG GGTTGATCCTGAATCTGTTGAAATTTGTTGTTCGGACATGGAATCTCTTGCACCTGAAGCATATTTGTCATCGACTATAATGAATTTCTACATCCG GTACCTCCAGAAGACAAAACTTCATGCAGATGTAGACGCGTATCACTTTTTCAATACATATTTTTACCAGAAGCTCAAAGAGGCTGTACTGACCAAG CAGAATGAAAAGGAAGCTTCATTTGTCAGACTAAGAAGGTGGTGGAAAGGGGTGAATATATTTGAGAAAGCCTATATATTTCTTCCCATACATGAAGA TCTTCATTGGAGCTTGGTTATAATTTGCATACCAGATAAAGAAGACCAACTGGGACCAATTTTACTTCACTTGGATTCATTAGGGCTCCATTCCAGCGAGTCCCTTTTCGCTACCATAAGAAA ATTTTTGGTACAAGAATGGAAATTCTTAAGACAAGGGGAAGTGCCAGCTCTTCCTATTTCAGACAAAATCTGGGAAAATCTTCCACGAAGAATAAATGAAAACATCATTCCG GTCCCACAACAAAGAAATGAGTATGACTGCGGTCTCTTTGTTCTTTTCTTTATGGAGCGTTTCATTGAACAAGTTCACGGAAGGCTTAAAAAGAAGGATTTCACGATG TTTGGACGAAGGTGGTTCAAACCTGAAGAAGCCTCTTGTTTGAGGATGAAAATCCGCTGCATACTCAAGATAGAATTCAAGAATGCGAGTGAGGATTGA